A single window of Aspergillus oryzae RIB40 DNA, chromosome 8 DNA harbors:
- a CDS encoding uncharacterized protein (predicted protein), producing MFRSLSRLTGSLAHLRQRDDREAQRGKAFGVLCDTFTRLKDMSSVYVQPNDFESLPVKIDIKVLPINDVTIEETPRATAHNDSNFFLPLSRESISSKYKMNLESPEIRKRFSEVNQLTDGNCPALVKIGCWNEEEHLDSIVYQLMWEADVVPRMGTDGNSRPLRVVTGWKSPGFAFEARFEPCLHPYSPPYSEPAYCWVKGGLPHIKIAVYNTSNGDPILLLRSEVVTIIAAIATRPMDGGLEKHLVIPVRESLLN from the exons ATGTTTCGATCTCTGTCCCGCCTCACGGGTAGCCTTGCTCACCTTCGGCAACGAGATGACCGAGAGGCCCAGAGAGGAAAAGCCTTCGGGGTGCTGTGTGACACGTTTACGCGGTTGAAGGATATGTCTAGTGTTTATGTTCAACCCAATGATTTTGAATCTTTGCCAGTAAAGATCGATATCAAGGTTCTGCCAATAAACGATGTCACTATCGAGGAGACTCCCCGTGCCACAGCACACAATGACTccaacttctttcttcctctttcgcGCGAAAGCATCTCATCCAAGTACAAAATGAACCTGGAGTCCCCCGAGATTAGAAAACGTTTCTCCGAGGTTAACCAATTGACTGATGGCAATTGCCCTGCGCTGGTCAAGATAGGATGCTGGAACGAGGAAGAGCATTTGGACAGTATAGTTTATCAACTCATGTGGGAAGCGGATGTTGTCCCCAGAATGGGGACCGATGGAAACTCGAGACCTCTGAGGGTAGTCACGGGCTGGAAATCCCCTGG ATTTGCTTTTGAAGCGAGATTCGAACCTTGCCTACATCCCTACTCCCCCCCCTACAGTGAGCCGGCATATTGCTGGGTCAAAGGCGGCTTACCTCACATCAAGATAGCCGTGTACAATACCAGTAATGGGGATCCAATCCTTTTACTCCGCTCTGAGGTTGTTACCATAATCGCTGCAATCGCTACCCGTCCTATGGATGGAGGACTCGAAAAACATCTTGTTATTCCAGTACGTGAATCCTTGCTAAACTAG
- a CDS encoding uncharacterized protein (predicted protein), translated as MLSWLLRSLPRFPLGRTWRPLNFSNPNFGRISANQIVEEETLPDYIASRYYPTRIGEIIKDRYQVVGKLGYGTTSTVWLAWDINCRSYVTLKIFIKAASMGKQLDDELKMYQRIDRASKHPGRNAIRSLLDSFHIDGPEDKHHCLVHPPLFESVWEFLHRNPVQRLHIKANNIMFELADNSVFTKFEEDELQNPSPRKELDGRSIYLSRELEMIPGKLGAPVLCDFGSAMLGDVEHLEDVQPDIYRAPEVILEVPWWYSIDIWNVGCMIWNIFEGGSLFTGHDPEFQTYQSRAHLAGIINLLGPPPPSLLARAKQSQKFFSNSGEFREAALLQDLTPLDQRETTLEGEDKESFLRMMRAYDAKDVAVGAGEA; from the exons atgttgtcttggcttcttcggtcTTTACCACGATTCCCCCTTGGGCGAACATGGAGGCCACTCAACTTCTCTAATCCGAACTTCGGCCGGATCTCTGCAAATCAGATAGTGGAAGAGGAAACTCTACCCGATTATATTGCATCACGCTACTATCCTACTCGAATCGGCGAAATAATCAAGGACCGATATCAAGTCGTTGGAAAATTGGGATACGGAACCACCTCAACTGTATGGCTTGCGTGGGATATCAA TTGCCGCTCTTATGTGACGCTCAAGATATTTATCAAGGCTGCTTCCATGGGAAAAcagctggatgatgagctCAAGATGTATCAACGGATTGACAGAGCCTCGAAGCATCCAGGTCGCAACGCGATCAGGTCTCTACTCGACTCTTTTCATATTGACGGGCCCGAAGACAAGCATCATTGTCTTGTTCATCCCCCATTATTTGAGAGTGTATGGGAGTTCCTGCATCGTAACCCCGTTCAGAGGCTGC ACATCAAGGCGAATAACATCATGTTTGAACTTGCCGACAATTCAGTCTTCACCAAGTTTGAAGAGGACGAACTCCAAAACCCTTCCCCCAGAAAAGAGCTAGATGGAAGATCGATCTATCTATCCCGAGAACTCGAAATGATTCCGGGGAAACTAGGCGCCCCCGTTCTATGTGATTTTGGCTCGGCTATGTTAGGTGATGTAGAACATCTAGAAGATGTTCAACCTGATATTTACCGAGCGCCAGAGGTGATCTTAGAAGTTCCGTGGTGGTACAGTATCGATATTTGGAATGTAGGGTGCATG ATCTGGAACATCTTCGAAGGGGGCTCGTTATTTACAGGCCATGACCCTGAATTCCAGACATATCAGAGTAGGGCGCATCTTGCTGGGATAATAAATCTCCTTGGCCCTCCCCCACCCAGCCTTCTTGCCCGGGCCAAGCAAAGCCAAAagttcttctccaactcgGGAGAATTTCGTGAGGCGGCTTTATTACAAGATCTGACTCCGCTCGACCAGAGGGAAACAACCCTTGAAGGTGAGGATAAGGAGAGCTTTCTACGTATGATGCGAGCGTATGATGCGAAGGATGTTGCAGTGGGAGCCGGAGAAGCGTAG
- a CDS encoding uncharacterized protein (imidazolonepropionase and related amidohydrolases) produces the protein MHRMLTDDRLYRVDADLLIPGKGDPIPHGAVVWQCKTIRYAGPRSGVPTEFQGATTTHVPVVMPGMWDCHIHFLGATAATMNAIVDTPQALAGARSVPDLHATVMAGFTSVREVGGYGCDLAKAVGEGRIPGPNIYSSHSAISMTAGHGDVHGVHRDSLLDLCAHGLPLTIADGVPECLLAVRKQLRRGAKVIKVCASGGVVSAIDDPQHQEFSFEELKAIVDEAARARRVVAAHCHGKAGIMNALRAGCRTIEHGSFLDEEAVGLMKEKGAILVATRSVIESGLAMKDLFTPSSYQKLLAVADAHRKAYQLAISRGVTIALGTDQFISSDNPMIGYGRNGHEVSLGSGAR, from the exons ATGCACCGGATGCTCACAGACGACAGACTCTACCGGGTCGATGCCGACCTCCTCATACCAGGAAAGGGGGACCCAATCCCCCACGGTGCCGTTGTATGGCAATGCAAAACCATACGCTACGCAGGACCCCGGTCAGGGGTCCCCACAGAGTTTCAAGGGGCCACAACAACCCATGTTCCTGTCGTAATGCCGGGGATGTGGGATTGCCACATTCACTTCCTGGGCGCCACAGCAGCAACTATGAATGCGATCGTCGATACGCCACAAGCTCTGGCCGGTGCTCGGAGTGTGCCGGATCTACACGCCACCGTTATGGCCGGATTTACCTCTGTGCGTGAGGTCGGGGGTTACGGGTGTGATCTCGCGAAGGCTGTAGGGGAGGGGCGAATCCCTGGGCCTAATATATACTCCAGTCACTCTGCCATAAGCATGACTGCGGGACACGGTGATGTCCACGGCGTGCATAGGGACTCGCTGCTTGACCTGTGCGCGCACGGCTTACCGTTGACAATTGCTGACGGCGTACCCGAGTGCCTGCTAGCGGTACGGAAGCAGTTGCGCCGGGGTGCAAAAGTCATAAAGGTCTGTGCTAGTGGAGGGGTCGTGAGCGCTATCGATGACCCGCAGCACCAGGAATTCTCCTTCGAGGAACTGAAAGCAATCGTCGATGAAGCGGCGCGGGCACGCCGCGTTGTTGCTGCTCATTGCCATGGTAAAGCGGGTATTATGAATGCATTGCGCGCTGGATGTCGCACGATCGAGCATGGcagcttcctggatgaagaggcCGTTGGgctgatgaaggagaagggtgcAATCTTAGTGGCCACCCGCAGTGTCATTGAGAGTGGTCTGGCAATGAAAGATCTCTTTACCCCGTCATCCTATCAGAAGCTCCTCGCAGTCGCTGATGCACACAGAAAAGCGTATCAACTTGCTATTTCGAGAGGTGTCACGATAGCCCTTGGCACCGATCAGTTTATCAGCTCGGATAATCCGATGATAGGCTATGGTCGTAATGGACATGAAGTGAG TCTTGGATCCGGGGCTCGATGA
- a CDS encoding uncharacterized protein (permease of the major facilitator superfamily) codes for MSDYSSSPGSEPKAPSETVAEHQPLTAMEEKAILRRIDLCLLPLMFVSYLLQYLDKTAMSYTSILGLLPGTHMNTDQYSWASSAFYFGYMVASYPVSIGFVKFPIGKYLSIMMIIWAIILTCHAAASSFAGITTLRVLLGVFESAISPGFTIVIGMWYTPSEHALRSCIWFAGNGVASIFGGVLSYAIGHVHNRLGPWQWVFIIFGIITLVWSIFQFFVLPDSPLNAKFLSPSQRGPAYRRAQACQKTYQSREWKKDQFIEALIDPKTWFLFTYNFLVSLPNGGITNFSSLVIASFGFDTFNTLLYTIPMAAVALIFLLLSAVTCNRFRGLRCYWMIITLLVSLIGILLMRQLPVEKKWSRLVGVWLVTVFGAGFPLSLSLVSSNFAGFTKKSTVTAILFIGYCVGNIAGPQLFKKNQAPHYYSAFAAILACFCIAVLDVVLLRVYMVWENKRRDRKQGRVIEPETKEVEDSGDSTAGKEVGDVSDWQNPNFRFCL; via the exons ATGTCCGACTACAGCAGTTCTCCCGGGTCAGAGCCTAAAGCTCCAAGTGAGACCGTTGCCGAACATCAACCGCTGACGgcgatggaagaaaaagcgatcCTCCGTCGTATCGACCTCTG TCTACTTCCTCTGATGTTTGTGTCGTACCTGCTACAGTATCTGGACAAAACCGCGATGTCATATACTTCCATTCTTGGGCTGTTGCCAGGAACG CACATGAATACCGACCAGTACTCATGGGCCTCCAGTGCGTTTTACTTCGGCTACATGGTGGCATCCTATCCCGTATCGATAGGATTTGTCAAGTTTCCAATCGGGAAGTACCTCTCGATCATGAT GATCATCTGGGCAATCATCTTAACGTGCCATGCGGCTGCATCCAGCTTCGCAGGCATCACAACACTGCGAGTATTACTTGGCGTGTTTGAAAGTGCTATTAGCCCAGGCTTCACTATCGTGATAGGCATGTGGTACACACCCTCCGAGCATGCTCTTAGAAGCTGCATCTGGTTTGCTGGCAACGGCGTTGCGTCTATCTTCGGAGGAGTTCTCTCATACGCAATTGGCCATGTCCACAACCGCTTGGGTCCATGGCAG TGGGTATTCATCATCTTCGGAATAATCACCCTGGTTTGGTCAATCTTCCAATTCTTCGTCCTCCCCGACTCCCCACTAAACGCCAAATTCCTCTCCCCCTCTCAACGCGGCCCAGCCTACCGTCGCGCGCAAGCCTGCCAAAAAACCTACCAAAGCCgcgaatggaagaaagaccAATTCATCGAAGCTCTCATAGACCCAAAAACCTGGTTCCTGTTCACCTACAACTTCCTAGTTTCCCTTCCTAACGGCGGAATCACCAAC TTTTCAAGTCTGGTAATTGCCTCCTTCGGTTTCGACACCTTCAACACCCTCCTCTACACCATCCCCATGGCAGCAGTAGCcctgatcttcctcctcctcagcgcAGTCACCTGCAACCGCTTCCGTGGTCTCCGCTGCTACTGGATGATAATCACCCTGCTGGTTAGCCTAATCGGCATCCTTCTCATGCGCCAACTGCCAGTCGAGAAGAAATGGAGCCGTCTGGTAGGCGTCTGGCTGGTCACGGTCTTTGGCGCGGGATTCCCCCTCAGCCTTAGTCTGGTCTCGAGTAATTTCGCCGGCTTCACGAAGAAGAGTACCGTCACTGCGATCTTGTTTATCGGATACTGTGTGGGGAATATTGCGGGCCCGCAGCTTTTTAAGAAGAATCAGGCGCCGCATTATTAT TCTGCGTTTGCAGCTATTCTGGCTTGTTTTTGcattgctgttcttgatgtAGTTCTGCTACGTGTTTATATGGTCTGGGAGAATAAGAGACGGGATCGAAAGCAGGGCCGTGTTATCGAGCCTGAGACTaaggaggtggaagattCGGGGGATTCTACTGCTGGGAAGGAGGTGGGCGATGTGTCGGATTGGCAGAATCCGAACTTTCGATTCTGTTTGTAG
- a CDS encoding uncharacterized protein (predicted protein): MEKGDDYFASGTPFTMEYRSVMCAVGVTVDDERFNPLRSTVMRLVFRTETAYYAVLMASAHYLRSVESRFELMEIQIRSEVLRGLRRALMKDNLDWEDFCDGSWVKHLACFQLIVKEMAYGHRKAPPVPQFFISYFSAHLVLAKSVFSIDDVLPVGKIPTNSTNHSSLVNSTNTEKVSWTSTKDLAKVMPADTLHEIDMWNGHSGHMLLIINEILSLKHDAQALRHQSSDLSTPQLAVQEKHAAIADKITTLEASLATTTQIIPVSLYKDRTSAESRHGFRLLKSTSEAYRLAAYLLLSEAVSPRFLGYTPASTQSIEQLRDSAQRAQYVDRIFHLASYVVSSVDHLPISWPLWPLFIASCCCSRDEETRTRALEIFGSAREKAPYENIPRAQTLVELLWKRRDMQTESDNSVRIGRFEWESAMESLGWQTSFA, encoded by the exons atggaaaagggtGACGACTATTTCGCGTCCGGTACCCCTTTTACCATGGAGTATCG TTCCGTGATGTGCGCTGTCGGCGTGACCGTCGATGATGAGCGCTTCAACCCACTTCGAAGCACGGTTATGCGTCTCGTGTTTCGGACTGAGACAGCTTATTATGCCGTTCTTATGGCCAGTGCACATTATCTGCGCTCGGTTGAGAGTAGGTTTGAATTGATGGAGATCCAAATCCGCTCGGAGGTCCTGAGGGGCTTGCGGCGAGCCTTGATGAAAGACAATTTGGATTGGGAGGATTT CTGCGACGGCTCCTGGGTAAAGCATCTCGCCTGTTTTCAGTTGATCGTCAAGGAGATGGCCTATGGCCACAGGAAAGCTCCTCCTGTGCCACAATTCTTCATCAGCTACTTCTCTGCGCATCTCGTGCTGGCTAAATCGGTGTTCTCGATTGACGATGTCCTGCCTGTGGGTAAAATACCAACCAACTCTACTAACCATAGCTCCTTGGTCAACTCGACGAACACTGAAAAGGTATCATGGACCTCCACCAAGGATCTCGCCAAGGTGATGCCAGCCGACACACTCCATGAGATTGACATGTGGAACGGCCACAGCGGCCACATGTTACTGATCATTAACGAAATCCTGAGTCTCAAGCACGATGCCCAAGCACTCCGCCATCAATCCTCGGACCTGTCCACTCCCCAACTAGCAGTGCAAGAGAAACATGCAGCGATTGCGGATAAGATTACAACCTTGGAAGCAAGTCTAGCGACAACGACCCAGATAATCCCGGTCTCCTTATATAAAGACCGCACCTCTGCCGAGTCGAGACATGGATTTCGTTTACTGAAAAGCACAAGCGAGGCCTATCGTCTGGCGGCCTATCTCCTCCTATCAGAGGCAGTTAGTCCTCGCTTCCTCGGGTATACCCCAGCCAGCACCCAGAGCATCGAACAGCTGAGGGATTCAGCCCAGAGGGCACAATACGTAGACCGCATCTTTCATTTAGCGAGCTACGTGGTCTCATCGGTGGATCATCTCCCCATCTCCTGGCCGCTATGGCCCCTGTTCATTGcctcctgctgctgttcAAGGGACGAAGAGACTAGAACCAGAGCTCTGGAGATATTTGGCTCTGCCAGAGAAAAGGCCCCGTATGAGAATATCCCCAGAGCTCAAACATTAGTCGAGCTACTCTGGAAGCGCAGGGACATGCAGACAGAGTCGGACAACAGTGTGCGCATCGGTCGGTTCGAGTGGGAATCAGCGATGGAGTCTCTTGGCTGGCAGACGAGTTTCGCTTGA
- a CDS encoding uncharacterized protein (predicted protein) — MATWDGTPSRETLVIVGYTVPTVLLVASTVLRLFAKMSNEGLHLDDHLIILASALEVAYSVTILACGVGHGFGRHTATIDLKDLEIFLKVKAPDDPPDLSLADNRRRESTSPVTFTTSSLPQPNSASSSYTTAFSLSPGSARQ, encoded by the exons ATGGCGACCTGGGACGGAACGCCGTCGAGAGAGACATTGGTGATTGTAGGATACACGGTTCCGACGGTCCTGTTAGTTGCGAGCACGGTGCTGCGACTATTTGCTAAAATGTCGAACGAGGGCCTTCATTTAGATGACCACCTAATCATCCTGGCAAGT GCCCTCGAAGTAGCATACTCGGTCACGATTTTGGCCTGCG GTGTGGGCCATGGATTCGGTCGTCACACCGCAACTATCGACCTCAAAGACCTGGAGATCTTCCTGAAGGTCAAAGCACCTGATGATCCTCCAGACCTCAGCCTCGCTGACAACAGACGCAGGGAGAGTACATCGCCAGTCACCTTTACAACCTCTTCCTTGCCGCAACCAAACTCGGCATCCTCGTCCTATACTACCGCATTTTCCCTATCCCCTGGTTCAGCAAGACAGTGA
- a CDS encoding uncharacterized protein (predicted protein), giving the protein MGALCRPLNAFWDRTVKGECFNSTALTYFVNSSNMVTDLVLFALPIPVIVRVRTTRKKKIALITIFSIGFITCGISAARLAYVVAQGSADITWEGVPLGILSAFESLGGVLCANLPIIYRLFKTAAQKISSSVSGQKSKGSNLQYAYDSRAYGSKSHGRQNRRSTDSERWIQMPNESDSTEMQTHVQGMSPEMKADGFEMGPIPRDGIAVQREFHTTVEERV; this is encoded by the exons ATGGGCGCATTATGTCGCCCACTGAACGCATTCTGGGATCGCACCGTCAAGGGTGAATGCTTCAACTCCACAGCCCTGACATACTTCGTCAACTCCTCCAACATGGTCACTGACCTCGTGCTTTTCGCTCTTCCTATCCCGGTCATCGTAAGAGTCCGCACAAcgcgaaagaagaagatcgctCTAATCACAATCTTTTCCATTGGATTCAT AACCTGCGGCATAAGCGCCGCCCGCCTAGCTTACGTCGTCGCCCAAGGCTCTGCAGACATTACCT GGGAAGGTGTACCTCTAGGAATCCTCTCCGCCTTCGAATCCCTCGGCGGCGTCCTCTGCGCCAACCTCCCGATAATCTACCGATTATTCAAAACCGCTGCACAGAAAATCAGCAGCAGCGTCTCGGGCCAGAAAAGCAAGGGCTCGAATCTTCAATACGCGTACGATTCCAGGGCGTACGGGTCTAAATCTCACGGCCGCCAAAACCGACGCAGCACTGATAGTGAAAGATGGATTCAGATGCCGAATGAGAGTGACTCTACCGAGATGCAGACGCATGTACAAGGTATGAGTCCTGAGATGAAGGCTGACGGGTTTGAGATGGGACCTATTCCTAGAGATGGGATTGCGGTACAGAGAGAGTTTCATACGACGGTTGAGGAGAGGGTTTGA